In Bdellovibrionales bacterium, the sequence AAACTCTTCGGGTCGAAAGTTTTGGGATTATCGTCCATTCACACGTGTCGTGATGGGGTATAGGGATTCGGTGCGACTGAATGATTATCTTCAGATCAATCAGTTGGAAGGCTTTGGAGTGCAGAGACCCATTGCGCGGCAGATGGTGGTCGAGCGCTGGAGGTATACCCGAGAGCCTCTACCGGAGTTCTAGCGAAAGTTATTAAACTGAATGGGCACTTCGACGCTCGCGCCTTTGAGGAATTGCATGCACTCTTGAAGAGTGTCGATGCTTTTTGAGGTCACACGCACCAGATCGCCGTTGACGGCCGGTTGAACTTTAAGGCCGGAGTCTTTAATTGTTTTAACGATTTTTTTTGCGGCTTCTTTTTCGATGCCTTGGATGAGGGTCACGGGTTGCCTCCACATCATGCCGCCGGCGGCCTCGGCTTTTTCAAAGCGGAGAGCTTTAAGATCGATGCCGCGACGATGAGCCTTGGACTGCAAGATATCCTTGAGGGCGTTTAACTTGTAATCGTCGTCGGCCATGATGGTGATGGTTTTACGATCCCACTGGATTTCGGACTTGCTGCCTTTAAAATC encodes:
- a CDS encoding YajQ family cyclic di-GMP-binding protein — its product is MPSFDIVSEINIQELDNAVNQARREMESRYDFKGSKSEIQWDRKTITIMADDDYKLNALKDILQSKAHRRGIDLKALRFEKAEAAGGMMWRQPVTLIQGIEKEAAKKIVKTIKDSGLKVQPAVNGDLVRVTSKSIDTLQECMQFLKGASVEVPIQFNNFR